In Streptomyces sp. NBC_00448, the following are encoded in one genomic region:
- a CDS encoding RHS repeat-associated core domain-containing protein, producing MSSLLGVSSAGAAWVRAAALVPVAAGWYDVVGRITGTSGWDAVAGKSVPLTSRTYDDVVKGQPTSVTAYENGKVAYTSTVTGYTTAYQPSGTTTSISAGAYGNTAAITYSTSNTYSDLQDLLATSKISTTGTGSLLPDETLYYGCNGVGLPVGVGGTDAYTSWIDYSPLGQIERTTQGLEPKQVVTTDNWDMATGHLLSYANDREEDSDGTAATTAVDNVDYTYNQAGQITSTSDVQDAGGTANTDTQCYSYDNLARLTKAWTDTGATHTAATPTVPGIGGCDHTTPDPANLGGPAPYWESYGYDLTGNRTSKTVHDTTGDTAKDVSTSEVYDTTGHTHAVHTVTTVATTKAGQPQTDQDQNLTWDTQGDLSSLTTGPTAKPTHTTGYHYDADGNLTAHTDDSTTTIYLGSDEITLNNDGSVTASNRSYGVAGAPTTIRSAEAGTTGSHLDYQLADPQGTSTTDITADTLTVTRRAYTPFGDTRTPTPTTWPTDKGYVGGTTDPTTGLTNLGAREYNPTLGRFLNPDPLRNTTDPQQWNGYAYADNTPVDSSDPAGQMLECGESGPSCPTPPKSSEPTGKPSKPGRKSGGLDNDEDGPGYEQENDVTYESITNDSTGSIVAEGARVKYLQTVQEVGSYLKAKGWGAYSNGSILIAQVEVKNGDVVLPRVVVFTSAQLNDKNFYARMAKLKIPVFKSTRFKAHAENAARLFRENTGGDQERVLGGEMGDVDNAIQHVHICDENCEEDHRIFEGSDHVVTPEDSNGRVGNFVLNKNNVDNLREVVGTGRTFEVVQRSLEQGLLGGNAAGSGSNDGYEEE from the coding sequence GTGTCGTCGCTGCTGGGAGTGTCGTCGGCCGGGGCAGCCTGGGTGCGTGCTGCGGCTTTGGTTCCGGTTGCGGCCGGTTGGTATGACGTGGTGGGGCGGATCACCGGTACCAGTGGCTGGGATGCCGTTGCGGGCAAGAGTGTCCCGCTGACATCCCGCACTTATGACGATGTGGTGAAGGGCCAGCCCACCTCGGTGACCGCCTACGAGAACGGCAAGGTCGCCTACACCAGCACCGTCACTGGATACACCACCGCCTACCAGCCGTCCGGTACCACCACCAGCATCTCAGCCGGTGCGTACGGCAACACCGCAGCCATCACCTACTCCACATCGAACACCTACAGCGACCTCCAGGACCTGCTGGCGACCTCGAAGATCTCCACCACCGGCACCGGAAGCCTGCTCCCGGACGAGACCCTCTACTACGGCTGCAACGGGGTGGGACTGCCCGTCGGTGTCGGCGGCACCGACGCCTACACAAGCTGGATCGACTACTCCCCTCTCGGCCAGATCGAGCGCACCACCCAAGGCCTCGAACCCAAGCAGGTCGTCACCACCGACAACTGGGACATGGCCACCGGCCACCTGCTCAGCTACGCCAACGACCGGGAAGAGGACTCCGACGGCACCGCCGCCACCACCGCAGTCGACAACGTCGACTACACCTACAACCAAGCCGGACAGATCACCTCGACCAGCGACGTCCAAGACGCCGGCGGCACCGCCAACACCGACACCCAGTGCTACAGCTACGACAACCTCGCCCGCCTCACCAAAGCCTGGACCGACACCGGCGCCACCCACACCGCCGCCACACCCACCGTCCCCGGCATCGGGGGCTGCGACCACACCACCCCCGACCCGGCCAACCTCGGCGGCCCCGCCCCGTACTGGGAGTCCTACGGCTACGACCTGACCGGCAACCGCACCTCCAAGACCGTCCACGACACCACCGGCGACACCGCCAAGGACGTCTCCACCAGCGAGGTCTACGACACCACCGGCCACACCCACGCCGTCCACACCGTCACCACCGTCGCCACCACCAAAGCCGGCCAGCCCCAAACCGACCAGGACCAGAACCTCACCTGGGACACCCAAGGCGACCTGAGCAGCCTCACCACCGGGCCCACCGCGAAGCCCACGCACACCACCGGCTACCACTACGACGCCGACGGCAACCTCACCGCACACACCGACGACAGCACAACCACCATCTACCTCGGCTCCGACGAGATCACCCTCAACAACGACGGGTCCGTCACCGCCAGCAACCGCAGCTACGGCGTAGCCGGCGCCCCCACCACCATCCGCAGCGCCGAGGCCGGCACCACCGGAAGCCATCTCGACTACCAACTCGCCGACCCACAGGGCACCTCCACAACCGACATCACCGCCGACACCCTCACCGTCACCCGCCGCGCCTACACCCCCTTCGGCGACACCCGCACCCCCACACCCACCACCTGGCCCACCGACAAGGGCTACGTTGGCGGCACCACAGACCCCACCACCGGCCTCACCAACCTCGGCGCCCGCGAATACAACCCCACCCTCGGCCGATTCCTCAACCCCGACCCCCTCCGCAACACCACGGACCCGCAACAGTGGAACGGCTACGCATATGCCGACAACACCCCCGTCGACAGCAGCGACCCCGCTGGCCAAATGCTCGAGTGCGGCGAGAGCGGCCCATCTTGTCCTACACCCCCAAAGTCAAGTGAGCCTACGGGAAAGCCCAGCAAGCCGGGAAGGAAGAGCGGTGGGCTGGACAATGACGAAGACGGGCCAGGATATGAGCAGGAAAATGATGTTACCTACGAGAGCATAACGAACGATTCAACAGGTTCTATCGTTGCCGAAGGCGCTCGCGTAAAATATCTCCAGACGGTTCAGGAGGTTGGCTCATACCTCAAGGCGAAAGGATGGGGCGCGTATTCGAACGGAAGTATCCTGATCGCTCAGGTGGAGGTGAAAAATGGCGATGTTGTCTTGCCGCGAGTCGTCGTGTTCACTAGTGCTCAGTTGAATGACAAGAATTTTTACGCCCGGATGGCAAAATTGAAAATTCCCGTCTTTAAATCGACAAGATTTAAGGCGCATGCGGAAAATGCGGCACGCTTGTTCCGTGAGAACACGGGCGGAGACCAGGAGCGTGTGCTGGGTGGGGAGATGGGGGACGTCGATAACGCGATACAGCATGTTCATATATGCGACGAGAATTGCGAAGAGGATCATCGAATATTCGAGGGCTCCGATCACGTGGTAACTCCAGAGGATTCCAACGGAAGGGTGGGAAATTTTGTACTCAATAAAAATAACGTAGATAACCTCCGGGAAGTCGTTGGCACCGGGCGCACTTTTGAAGTTGTTCAAAGGTCGTTGGAGCAAGGGCTGCTCGGCGGGAATGCGGCGGGAAGTGGATCTAACGACGGATACGAAGAGGAATGA
- a CDS encoding IS5 family transposase (programmed frameshift) → MGRGDLTNDEWMRLEPHLPKSDARGGRWSDHRRVINGILYRVRTGVPWRDLPERFGSWKTVYERHRRWSADGTWDRVLQAVLTDADAHGRVDWSMVSVDSTSCRAHQHAAGAPRRTPRVPKKRSTPRQHRPDEGLGRSRGGLTCKIHLAGEGGRRPLALLITPGQWGDSPQLIPVLEQIRVKRPGGGHPRTRPDYLGGDKAYSSRRNRRYLRRRQIRHTIPEPKDQRANRRRRGGRGGRPAGFDKEMYKRRNEVERTINQLKQSRAVATRYDKRAYVFTGTVTLASIRLWLRS, encoded by the exons GTGGGGCGGGGAGATCTGACGAACGACGAGTGGATGCGGCTTGAGCCGCATCTGCCGAAGTCCGATGCCCGGGGCGGACGATGGTCTGATCACCGTCGGGTGATCAACGGCATCCTGTACCGGGTTCGCACCGGAGTGCCGTGGCGTGACCTGCCCGAGCGGTTCGGGAGCTGGAAAACCGTCTACGAGCGGCATCGCCGCTGGTCCGCGGACGGCACCTGGGACCGGGTCCTCCAGGCGGTCTTGACCGACGCCGACGCCCACGGTCGGGTGGACTGGAGCATGGTCAGCGTGGACTCGACCTCGTGCCGGGCCCACCAGCATGCGGCCGGGGCCCCGCGGAGAACACCACGGGTCCCGA AAAAAAGATCAACGCCTCGGCAGCACCGTCCCGACGAAGGACTCGGACGCTCCCGGGGCGGCCTGACCTGCAAAATTCACCTCGCCGGCGAAGGCGGACGCCGGCCGCTGGCACTGCTCATCACGCCCGGCCAGTGGGGGGACAGCCCGCAGCTGATCCCCGTGCTCGAACAGATCCGGGTCAAGCGGCCAGGCGGCGGGCACCCACGCACCCGCCCCGACTACCTCGGCGGCGATAAGGCCTACAGCTCCCGCCGGAACCGGCGCTATCTGCGCAGACGCCAGATCAGGCACACCATTCCCGAGCCGAAGGACCAGCGGGCCAACCGTCGACGCCGAGGTGGCCGGGGCGGCAGGCCGGCAGGGTTCGACAAGGAGATGTACAAGCGGCGCAACGAGGTCGAGCGCACGATCAACCAGCTCAAGCAATCCAGGGCCGTGGCCACCCGCTACGACAAGCGCGCCTACGTTTTCACAGGCACCGTCACGCTGGCCTCCATCCGCCTCTGGCTCAGAAGCTGA
- a CDS encoding WD40 repeat domain-containing protein translates to MEYVVLKDGIDAHGGAVWPLAFDISDSDTKVLLSSAVDGDAYLCSWDLRSFALNWRYSESTIVNEGVFQLAAITIRGEVPIIAGATLSGIYRWDGSTGLRLPDGDAAWGKTMRGVAIVHIPGLRPYLVSSGQDGRIYRFDPWTGETRGDPLYRHDSTATAVAVSFCGTSRAMIVSGDELGLVYRCEAGSGLLIGEPLEFDDGISLLRVGSDVFGSSPLVFIADEQGTLHCRDVTTGKQVGRPIATGQGVSSMALVGISGKLLPVTCGEDGTVRCWDPVSGQLCGILAEGTSVASAAVGGNIVLAIGTESGQISSGVVKIHPEV, encoded by the coding sequence GTGGAGTATGTGGTGCTGAAAGATGGTATAGACGCGCATGGCGGGGCAGTGTGGCCGCTCGCATTCGATATTTCCGACTCTGACACGAAGGTGCTGCTTTCGAGCGCCGTAGACGGGGATGCATATCTCTGCTCATGGGATTTGCGTTCGTTTGCTCTGAACTGGCGTTACTCCGAGTCGACTATCGTCAATGAAGGTGTATTTCAACTCGCCGCAATCACGATTCGCGGAGAGGTGCCTATTATCGCGGGCGCCACTCTAAGCGGAATCTATCGATGGGACGGGAGCACCGGCCTACGATTGCCGGATGGAGATGCGGCATGGGGCAAGACCATGAGGGGCGTCGCGATAGTTCATATCCCTGGACTGCGACCATATCTCGTGAGTTCAGGCCAAGATGGACGTATCTACCGGTTCGACCCGTGGACGGGCGAAACTCGCGGCGATCCGCTTTATCGCCATGATTCGACGGCAACGGCCGTTGCTGTGTCATTTTGCGGAACATCTCGTGCGATGATCGTTTCCGGTGACGAACTCGGTCTTGTTTACCGGTGCGAGGCAGGAAGTGGGCTCTTGATAGGAGAGCCACTTGAATTCGACGACGGGATCAGCTTGCTGCGCGTCGGCAGCGACGTCTTCGGGTCAAGCCCGCTCGTGTTCATCGCAGACGAACAAGGAACTCTGCATTGCCGCGATGTAACGACAGGGAAGCAGGTTGGACGTCCTATTGCAACCGGCCAAGGCGTATCGAGTATGGCGCTAGTTGGAATTTCGGGCAAACTTCTACCTGTTACCTGTGGTGAAGACGGGACTGTTCGGTGTTGGGATCCGGTCTCGGGTCAACTCTGTGGCATCCTTGCCGAGGGGACGTCCGTGGCTTCTGCGGCTGTCGGCGGCAATATCGTTCTGGCTATAGGAACGGAGAGTGGCCAGATATCCAGCGGAGTAGTCAAGATTCATCCAGAGGTATAG
- a CDS encoding FG-GAP-like repeat-containing protein: MDVTAGGDIQLTPNHDLLTGPSTQYPVYIDPTWVSVTKNSTGSTYVQSAYPGTSHYGDTDNNLGVGYQDFETTTGKESTYYQFSIGTTMGDKHISDAKLNVVQSYSADWSCTSYNVTETNVGHISSSTTWDSQPDAYTQTSTHGFTGSNNADCAGTTKGAFDVAGSVSSDGDGVVTYRLTGSSTNATAFKRFNKKATLTITYNTPPNTPTSPTSSPKPVNPSNYGCDGTYDWVGKNNGITLSAHVSDPDGSKQNIRGQFAFWDKGGSGTATASNLISTGDADGNSATVAGTGDTVHITVSSTAHPLKDGHLYGWHVRTDDEIDQSAETDNCYFWYDATAPTGLTVTSTDFTDDGTGTKHQGEAGTFHFSATDPVPSGAKASGLNHFDWSASSSAALADDGGTHATPTNGTFDLTYAPTAWGTNTLWVAAVDNAGNESQPVAYTYYVPADITAQVHPGDIDGDGTPDLLGADSATGNLDLISTTAEIPATGPAVAAIPADAPPAADGTFTWANTLLAHRSAKQSPTGNWVDDLWAFKNNQLWLYANNINTEGLGASANHYFTAKHHTSVFRPTCASTDCTGYGSNWNNVTQLIAPGDINADGNPDLITVENGTTWLFLGSSQASNFTAAYRLGTNTWTGDTLMAPGDATGDHNPDLWARNDATGAVYLYPVTGDTTTGFTTGTAIQIASPGAYLATDRPIMASPGDIDGDGHPDAYTVTNTHQLWENPGEDPTPDTGARLAAHALVSTNPIWNTITNLA; the protein is encoded by the coding sequence GTGGACGTGACCGCAGGCGGTGACATCCAGCTCACCCCGAACCACGACCTGCTCACCGGACCCTCGACCCAGTACCCGGTCTACATCGACCCGACCTGGGTGTCAGTCACCAAAAACTCCACCGGCTCCACCTACGTCCAGTCCGCCTACCCCGGCACCAGCCACTACGGCGACACTGACAACAACCTTGGTGTCGGATACCAGGACTTCGAGACCACCACCGGCAAAGAAAGCACCTACTACCAGTTCAGCATCGGCACCACGATGGGCGACAAGCACATCAGCGACGCCAAACTGAACGTCGTCCAGTCCTACTCCGCGGATTGGAGCTGCACCTCCTACAACGTCACCGAGACGAACGTCGGCCACATCAGCAGCTCCACCACCTGGGACTCCCAACCCGACGCCTACACCCAGACCAGCACCCACGGTTTCACCGGTTCCAACAACGCCGACTGCGCCGGCACCACCAAAGGCGCCTTCGACGTCGCCGGCTCCGTCAGCAGCGACGGTGACGGCGTGGTCACCTACCGCCTGACCGGCAGCAGCACCAACGCAACCGCCTTCAAGCGCTTCAACAAGAAGGCCACCCTCACCATCACCTACAACACTCCACCCAACACCCCCACATCGCCCACCTCCAGCCCCAAGCCCGTCAACCCCTCCAACTACGGCTGCGACGGCACCTACGACTGGGTCGGCAAGAACAACGGCATCACCCTGTCCGCCCACGTCTCCGACCCCGACGGCAGCAAGCAGAACATCCGCGGCCAGTTCGCCTTCTGGGACAAGGGCGGCTCCGGCACCGCCACCGCCAGCAACCTCATCTCCACCGGCGACGCCGACGGCAACTCCGCCACCGTCGCCGGTACCGGCGACACCGTCCACATCACTGTCTCCTCCACCGCCCACCCCCTCAAAGACGGCCACCTCTACGGCTGGCACGTCCGCACCGACGACGAGATCGACCAATCCGCGGAAACCGACAACTGCTACTTCTGGTACGACGCCACCGCCCCCACCGGCCTGACCGTCACCTCCACCGACTTCACCGACGACGGCACTGGCACCAAACACCAAGGCGAGGCCGGCACCTTCCACTTCTCCGCCACCGACCCCGTCCCCTCCGGCGCCAAAGCCAGCGGCCTGAACCACTTCGACTGGTCTGCCTCCTCCTCCGCCGCTCTCGCGGACGACGGCGGCACCCACGCCACCCCGACCAACGGAACCTTCGACCTCACCTACGCACCGACTGCTTGGGGCACCAACACCCTCTGGGTCGCCGCCGTCGACAACGCCGGCAATGAATCCCAACCGGTCGCCTACACCTACTACGTCCCCGCCGACATCACCGCCCAGGTCCACCCCGGCGACATCGACGGCGACGGCACCCCCGACCTACTCGGAGCTGACTCCGCCACCGGGAATCTCGACCTGATCTCTACCACCGCCGAGATTCCCGCCACCGGCCCTGCCGTCGCCGCCATCCCCGCTGACGCACCCCCCGCCGCCGACGGCACCTTCACCTGGGCCAACACCCTCCTCGCCCACCGCAGCGCCAAGCAGTCCCCCACCGGCAACTGGGTCGATGACCTGTGGGCCTTCAAGAACAACCAGCTCTGGCTGTACGCCAACAACATCAACACCGAGGGACTAGGAGCCAGCGCCAACCACTACTTCACCGCCAAGCACCACACCAGCGTCTTCCGTCCCACCTGCGCAAGCACCGACTGCACCGGCTACGGCAGCAACTGGAACAACGTCACCCAACTCATCGCGCCCGGCGACATCAACGCCGACGGCAACCCCGACCTGATCACCGTCGAGAACGGCACCACCTGGCTCTTCCTCGGCAGCAGCCAGGCCAGCAACTTCACTGCCGCCTACCGGCTGGGCACCAACACCTGGACCGGCGACACCCTCATGGCCCCCGGCGACGCCACCGGCGACCACAACCCCGACCTCTGGGCCCGCAACGACGCCACCGGCGCCGTCTACCTCTACCCCGTCACCGGCGACACCACCACCGGCTTCACCACCGGCACCGCCATCCAAATCGCCTCCCCCGGTGCCTACCTCGCCACCGACCGACCCATCATGGCCAGCCCCGGCGACATCGACGGCGACGGACACCCCGACGCCTACACCGTCACCAACACCCACCAGCTCTGGGAAAACCCAGGCGAAGACCCCACACCCGACACCGGCGCCCGCCTCGCTGCCCACGCACTCGTCAGCACCAACCCCATCTGGAACACCATTACTAACCTCGCCTAA